From Argopecten irradians isolate NY chromosome 2, Ai_NY, whole genome shotgun sequence, the proteins below share one genomic window:
- the LOC138316802 gene encoding mucin-6-like produces MAEPTARDTTQHTPPSQSSSFGRSNNIISLKPTARDTTQHTPPSQSSSFGRSNNIISLKPTARDTTQHTPPSQSSSFGRSNNITISLKPTARDTTQHTPPSQSSSFGRYNNITISLKPTARDTTQHTPPSQSSSFGRSNNIISLKPTARDTGQHTLPSQSSSFGRSNNIISLKPTARDTTQHTPPSQSSSFGRSNNIISLKPTARDTTQHTPPSQSSSFGRSNNIISLKPTARDTTQHTPPSQSSSFGRSNNIISLKPTARDTTQHTPPSQSSSFETPHSTPHPVSSSSFGRYNNITISLKPTARDTTQHTPPSQSSSFGRYNNVTISLKPTARDTTQHTPPSQSSSFGRYNNITISLKPTARDTGQHTPPSQSSSFGRYNNITISLKPTARDTGQHTPPSQSSSFGRYNNVTISLKPTARDTTQHTPPSQSSSFGRYNNVTISLKPTARDTGQHTPPSQSSSFGRYNNITISLKPTARDTDSTPHPVRPTARDTGQHTPPSEGSSFGRYNNITISLKPTARDTGQHTPPSQSSSFGRYNNVTISLKPTARDTTQHTPPSQSSSFGRYNNIISLKPTARDTTQHTPPSQKTPHSTPHPVRVVVLVDNNVTISLKPTARDTTQHTPPSQSSSFGRSNNIISLKPTARDTTQHTPPSQSSSFGRYNNIISLKPTARDTTQHTPPSQSSSFGRYNNITISLKPTARDTGQHTPPSQSSSFGRCNNITISLKPTARDTIQHTPPSHSSSFGRYK; encoded by the exons atggcggag CCTACTGCCAGAGACACCacacagcacaccccacccagtcagagTAGTAGTTTTGGTAGATCTAATAACATCATCTCACTGAAGCCTACTGCCAGAGACACCacacagcacaccccacccagtcagagTAGTAGTTTTGGTAGATCTAATAACATCATCTCACTGAAGCCTACTGCCAGAGACACCacacagcacaccccacccagtcagagTAGTAGTTTTGGTAGATCTAATAACATCACCATCTCACTGAAGCCTACTGCCAGAGACACCacacagcacaccccacccagtcagagtagtagttttggtagatataataatatcacCATCTCACTGAAGCCTACTGCCAGAGACACCacacagcacaccccacccagtcagagTAGTAGTTTTGGTAGATCTAATAACATCATCTCACTAAAGCCTACCGCCAGAGACACCGGACAGCACACCTTACCCAGTCAGAGTAGTAGTTTTGGTAGATCTAATAACATCATCTCACTGAAGCCTACTGCCAGAGACACCacacagcacaccccacccagtcagagTAGTAGTTTTGGTAGATCTAATAACATCATCTCACTGAAGCCTACTGCCAGAGACACCacacagcacaccccacccagtcagagTAGTAGTTTTGGTAGATCTAATAACATCATCTCACTGAAGCCTACTGCCAGAGACACCacacagcacaccccacccagtcagagTAGTAGTTTTGGTAGATCTAATAACATCATCTCACTGAAGCCTACTGCCAGAGACACCacacagcacaccccacccagtcagagTAGTAGTTTTG AGACACCacacagcacaccccacccagtcagtagtagtagttttggtagatataataatatcacCATCTCACTGAAGCCTACTGCCAGAGACACCacacagcacaccccacccagtcagagtagtagttttggtagatataataatgtCACCATCTCACTGAAGCCTACTGCCAGAGACACCacacagcacaccccacccagtcagagtagtagttttggtagatataataatatcacCATCTCACTGAAGCCTACCGCCAGAGACACcggacagcacaccccacccagtcagagtagtagttttggtagatataataatatcacCATCTCACTGAAGCCTACCGCCAGAGACACcggacagcacaccccacccagtcagagtagtagttttggtagatataataatgtCACCATCTCACTGAAGCCTACTGCCAGAGACACCacacagcacaccccacccagtcagagtagtagttttggtagatataataatgtCACCATCTCACTGAAGCCTACCGCCAGAGACACcggacagcacaccccacccagtcagagtagtagttttggtagatataataatatcacCATCTCACTGAAGCCTACCGCCAGAGACACcgacagcacaccccacccagtcaga CCTACCGCCAGAGACACcggacagcacaccccacccagtgagggtagtagttttggtagatataataatatcacCATCTCACTGAAGCCTACGGCCAGAGACACcggacagcacaccccacccagtcagagtagtagttttggtagatataataatgtCACCATCTCACTGAAGCCTACTGCCAGAGACACCacacagcacaccccacccagtcagagTAGTAGTTTTGGTAGATATAATAACATCATCTCACTGAAGCCTACTGCCAGAGACACCacacagcacaccccacccagtcaga AGACACCacacagcacaccccacccagtcagagTAGTAGTTTTGGTAGATAATAATGTCACCATCTCACTGAAGCCTACTGCCAGAGACACCacacagcacaccccacccagtcagagTAGTAGTTTTGGTAGATCTAATAACATCATCTCACTGAAGCCTACTGCCAGAGACACCacacagcacaccccacccagtcagagTAGTAGTTTTGGTAGATATAATAACATCATCTCACTGAAGCCTACTGCCAGAGACACCacacagcacaccccacccagtcagagTAGTAGTTTTGGTAGATATAATAACATCACCATCTCACTGAAGCCTACTGCCAGAGACACcggacagcacaccccacccagtcagagTAGTAGTTTTGGTAGATGTAATAATATCACCATCTCACTGAAGCCTACTGCCAGAGACACCatacagcacaccccacccagtcatagtagtagttttggtagatataaataa